The following are encoded in a window of Brevibacillus sp. DP1.3A genomic DNA:
- a CDS encoding peptide ABC transporter substrate-binding protein, with protein MKKSVFLALSSVLVFGGMMTGYEGVVQAAEPKVLRINLQSEPPTADPGIAEDTTSSTIITAIFEGLTRLGKDGKVHPAAAESYTVSKDGKTYTFKIREAKWSNGDPVTARDFEYAWKRALDPKTASNYAYQLYYVKGAEDFNKGTGKAGDVGVKAIDDKTLNVELTNPTPFFPELVAFKTYFPVNKKVVEGNKKWADEAKTVVGNGPFKMETWKHKSNLTVVKNEKYWDKANVKLDKIEFSMIEDENTELSLFDNDELDWAGAPMSSLPIDALPVLRETGILKTQPIAGAYFYRFNTEQAPFTNAKIRKAFAYAINRESITADIMKAGQVPATGYVPPSMALNKDGYFKDNDLEVAKKLLVEGMKEEGISKLPSITLSFNTSEGHKKIAEEIQDQWKKNLGVDIKLKNSEWKVYLEDVHEGNYQIARGGWLGDFNDPINFLEMFQEKDDGNNDTRWENPKYKELLNQSALEQDPEKRKAILMQAEQILMDEMPIMPIYFYANSWVQNENLKDVVMDGFGDIDFKYADITKK; from the coding sequence ATGAAAAAGAGTGTTTTTCTGGCTTTGAGTTCAGTCCTCGTTTTCGGTGGAATGATGACAGGGTACGAAGGTGTTGTCCAAGCAGCTGAACCTAAAGTTTTAAGAATAAATCTGCAATCGGAGCCGCCTACAGCAGACCCAGGAATTGCGGAGGATACTACCTCTAGCACGATCATCACTGCTATATTCGAAGGTCTGACACGTCTCGGAAAAGACGGTAAGGTGCACCCAGCCGCGGCAGAGAGCTATACCGTTTCTAAGGATGGGAAGACTTATACTTTCAAGATTCGTGAAGCTAAATGGAGCAACGGCGATCCAGTAACGGCACGTGACTTCGAATATGCTTGGAAACGTGCACTCGATCCAAAGACAGCATCTAACTACGCCTACCAGTTGTATTATGTGAAAGGTGCAGAAGACTTCAACAAAGGGACCGGCAAGGCGGGAGACGTTGGGGTAAAGGCGATTGACGATAAGACGCTAAACGTGGAACTGACAAACCCGACACCATTTTTCCCGGAGCTGGTTGCTTTTAAAACATACTTCCCTGTGAACAAGAAGGTAGTCGAAGGCAACAAAAAATGGGCTGACGAGGCTAAGACGGTTGTTGGCAACGGACCATTCAAAATGGAAACTTGGAAACACAAGAGCAATCTGACTGTCGTAAAAAACGAGAAGTACTGGGATAAAGCCAATGTAAAGTTGGATAAGATCGAATTCTCCATGATAGAAGATGAGAATACGGAATTGTCCTTGTTTGATAACGACGAACTGGATTGGGCGGGTGCTCCAATGTCCTCGCTGCCAATCGACGCACTTCCGGTTTTGAGGGAAACGGGCATCTTGAAGACACAACCAATCGCCGGTGCCTACTTTTACCGTTTCAATACAGAGCAAGCGCCTTTTACCAACGCAAAAATTCGTAAGGCGTTCGCTTATGCAATTAATCGTGAAAGCATCACCGCCGATATCATGAAAGCTGGTCAAGTACCTGCAACAGGCTATGTACCACCGAGCATGGCGTTGAACAAAGACGGTTACTTCAAAGATAATGACCTCGAAGTTGCAAAGAAATTACTGGTAGAAGGTATGAAGGAAGAGGGTATCTCCAAACTTCCGTCAATCACACTCTCCTTCAACACATCCGAAGGCCATAAAAAGATCGCAGAAGAAATTCAGGATCAATGGAAGAAAAACCTCGGCGTAGATATCAAGCTCAAAAATTCAGAGTGGAAGGTATACTTAGAAGACGTACACGAAGGTAATTATCAAATCGCTCGTGGAGGCTGGCTGGGTGACTTCAATGATCCCATCAACTTCTTGGAAATGTTCCAGGAAAAAGACGACGGAAATAACGATACACGTTGGGAAAATCCAAAGTACAAGGAGCTCCTGAACCAATCTGCTCTGGAGCAAGACCCAGAGAAGCGTAAAGCAATTCTCATGCAGGCTGAGCAAATCCTGATGGATGAAATGCCAATCATGCCAATCTACTTCTACGCGAACTCTTGGGTGCAGAACGAGAATTTGAAAGATGTAGTGATGGATGGGTTTGGGGATATTGACTTCAAATATGCGGACATCACAAAAAAATAA
- a CDS encoding peptide ABC transporter substrate-binding protein has protein sequence MKKNVFVAMSSILVLGAALAGCGGGNQAAPADSNASAGKTENSAPATGSKLLKLNLHSEPPTADPGIAEDTTSSTIITATFEGLTRVGKDGKYAPAAAESYTVSEDGKKYTFKIRDNKWSNGDPVSAKDFEYAWKRALNPKTASNYAYQLYYVKGAEAYNKGKGKVEEVGVKAVDDKTLEVELANPTPFFLELVAFKTYFPVNPKVVDGNEKWATDAKTVIGNGPFKMDSWEHKSKLVVSKNDNYWDKDNVKLDKIEFSMVEDENTELSMYENGELHWAGAPTSALPTDAIPALKESGKMTTQPIAGTYFYRFNTEKPPFNNVKIRKAFAYAIDRQSLIDNILQAGQLPATGYVPPSMALNKDGFYKDNDIEAAKKLLEEGLKEEGLTKFPALTLSFNTSEGHKKIAEAIQDQWKKNLGVDVKLENKEWKVYLDDVHQGKYQVARAGWLGDFNDPINFLEMFKEKDGGNNDTRWENPKYKELLNQSALELDPEKRKAILAQAEQILMDEMPIMPIYYYTQSWVKDDKVQDVIIDGLGAVDYKYADIAEKK, from the coding sequence ATGAAAAAGAATGTTTTCGTGGCAATGAGTTCTATCCTCGTTCTTGGTGCGGCACTCGCAGGATGCGGTGGCGGAAACCAGGCGGCACCAGCAGATAGCAATGCATCGGCAGGAAAGACAGAAAATTCTGCACCAGCAACTGGCTCTAAATTACTGAAACTGAACCTGCACTCCGAGCCACCAACAGCTGACCCAGGTATTGCGGAAGATACAACTTCCAGCACAATCATCACAGCTACCTTCGAAGGTCTGACTCGCGTTGGTAAAGACGGTAAATATGCTCCAGCAGCAGCAGAGAGCTATACTGTTTCTGAGGACGGTAAAAAATATACATTTAAAATCCGTGATAACAAATGGAGCAACGGCGATCCTGTATCCGCAAAAGATTTCGAATATGCGTGGAAACGCGCTCTTAATCCAAAAACAGCTTCCAACTATGCATACCAACTGTACTATGTGAAGGGCGCAGAAGCCTACAACAAAGGCAAGGGTAAAGTAGAAGAAGTTGGCGTAAAAGCAGTTGACGATAAAACACTCGAAGTAGAATTGGCGAACCCAACTCCATTCTTCCTGGAGCTGGTTGCATTCAAAACATACTTCCCTGTTAATCCAAAAGTAGTAGATGGCAATGAGAAATGGGCTACCGATGCGAAAACAGTTATTGGTAACGGTCCATTCAAAATGGATTCTTGGGAGCACAAGAGCAAGCTCGTAGTTTCCAAAAACGACAACTACTGGGATAAAGACAATGTAAAATTGGACAAAATCGAATTCTCCATGGTAGAGGATGAGAATACCGAGCTGTCCATGTACGAAAACGGTGAACTGCACTGGGCAGGTGCTCCAACATCTGCGTTGCCAACAGACGCGATCCCAGCTTTGAAAGAATCCGGTAAAATGACAACTCAGCCAATCGCGGGTACTTACTTCTACCGTTTCAACACAGAAAAACCACCGTTTAACAACGTAAAAATCCGTAAAGCGTTTGCCTATGCGATCGATCGTCAAAGCCTGATCGACAACATCCTGCAAGCTGGTCAATTGCCTGCAACAGGCTATGTACCACCAAGCATGGCACTGAACAAAGACGGTTTCTACAAGGATAATGACATCGAAGCAGCGAAGAAATTGCTCGAAGAAGGATTGAAAGAAGAGGGTCTCACCAAATTCCCGGCACTTACTCTCTCCTTCAACACTTCCGAAGGTCACAAAAAGATTGCTGAGGCAATCCAAGACCAATGGAAGAAAAATCTGGGCGTAGACGTGAAGCTCGAGAACAAAGAGTGGAAGGTATACCTGGATGACGTACACCAAGGTAAATACCAAGTGGCTCGTGCAGGCTGGTTGGGTGACTTCAACGATCCAATCAACTTCCTGGAAATGTTCAAGGAAAAAGACGGCGGAAACAACGATACTCGTTGGGAAAATCCGAAGTACAAAGAACTCCTGAACCAATCCGCTCTGGAGCTAGACCCAGAAAAACGTAAAGCTATCCTGGCGCAAGCGGAGCAAATCCTGATGGATGAAATGCCAATTATGCCAATCTACTACTACACACAATCTTGGGTGAAAGACGACAAGGTTCAAGACGTAATCATCGATGGTCTGGGGGCTGTAGATTACAAATACGCAGATATCGCAGAAAAGAAATAA
- a CDS encoding peptide ABC transporter substrate-binding protein has protein sequence MKKSVFAAMSSILVLSAALAGCGGGEKAGEQGNKPAGEQTSGPKELRMNMMSEPPTADPALAEDSTSSAVLRATFDGLTRIGEDGKPQPSVAEKIDVSQDGLTYTFTLRDSKWSNGEPVTAKDFEFAWKRALDPKTASNYSYQLYYLKNAEEYNKGKAKADDVGVKATDDKTLVVTLKNPTPFFLELTAFYTYYPVNQKVVEGSDKWAGEAATHVGNGPFKMETWEHKSKLVLVKSDTYWDKDVVKLDKLNFSMVEDANTELSMFDNDDLDWSGAPLSALPTDAIPALKESGQMQTRPIAGTYMYKFNTEVPPFNNAKIRKAFAYAIDRKSIIDNITQANQEPAMGLIPPTMAVATSPYFKDGDVEVAKKLLEEGMKEEGITKMPTLTLSFNTSEGHKKIAEAIQDQWKKALGVDIKLENKEWKVFLEDVNQGKFQIARSSWTGDYNDPYTFLDLFKDKDGGNNDTKWENPKYKELLNQSALEQDPEKRKQILAQAEAIFMDEMPAMPIYYYTHSYVKKDKVKGVVLDGLGFVDWKWADIQ, from the coding sequence GTGAAAAAAAGCGTTTTTGCAGCAATGAGTTCTATCCTAGTTTTGAGTGCGGCGCTGGCAGGTTGTGGCGGCGGCGAGAAAGCAGGCGAGCAAGGTAACAAACCTGCTGGTGAGCAAACAAGTGGACCTAAAGAATTGAGAATGAACATGATGTCCGAGCCACCAACTGCTGACCCTGCATTGGCTGAGGATTCTACTTCCAGTGCGGTTCTGCGTGCAACATTTGATGGTCTCACTCGTATTGGCGAAGATGGCAAACCACAACCATCTGTAGCAGAAAAAATTGACGTATCCCAAGATGGTCTTACTTATACATTTACCCTGCGTGACAGCAAATGGAGCAATGGAGAGCCAGTTACTGCAAAAGATTTCGAATTCGCTTGGAAGCGAGCGCTCGATCCGAAGACAGCATCTAACTACTCCTACCAATTGTATTACCTGAAAAACGCAGAAGAATACAACAAGGGCAAAGCAAAAGCTGATGATGTTGGCGTAAAAGCGACAGACGATAAAACACTCGTCGTGACTTTGAAAAACCCAACCCCATTCTTCTTGGAGCTGACTGCGTTCTATACGTACTACCCAGTTAACCAAAAAGTAGTGGAAGGCAGCGATAAATGGGCGGGCGAAGCAGCTACACACGTAGGTAACGGTCCATTCAAAATGGAAACATGGGAACATAAGAGCAAATTGGTTCTCGTGAAGAGCGATACCTACTGGGATAAAGACGTTGTAAAACTCGACAAACTCAACTTCTCCATGGTTGAAGATGCAAATACAGAGCTGTCTATGTTCGACAATGATGATTTGGATTGGTCCGGAGCACCTTTGAGCGCACTTCCTACCGATGCGATTCCTGCATTGAAAGAATCCGGTCAAATGCAAACACGCCCGATCGCGGGTACGTACATGTACAAATTCAATACGGAAGTTCCGCCGTTCAACAACGCGAAAATCCGTAAGGCGTTTGCTTATGCAATCGATCGTAAATCTATCATCGACAACATCACGCAAGCAAACCAAGAACCAGCTATGGGTCTGATCCCGCCAACAATGGCAGTGGCAACAAGCCCGTACTTCAAAGACGGCGATGTAGAAGTAGCGAAAAAATTGCTGGAAGAAGGTATGAAGGAAGAAGGCATTACGAAAATGCCGACCCTGACACTTTCCTTCAACACGTCTGAAGGTCACAAGAAAATTGCCGAAGCGATCCAAGACCAATGGAAAAAAGCACTCGGCGTAGACATTAAGCTGGAGAACAAAGAATGGAAAGTATTCTTGGAAGATGTAAACCAAGGTAAATTCCAAATCGCACGTTCTAGCTGGACTGGTGACTACAACGATCCATACACGTTCTTGGACCTGTTCAAGGACAAAGATGGCGGTAACAACGACACGAAATGGGAAAATCCGAAGTACAAAGAGCTGTTGAACCAGTCTGCTTTGGAACAAGACCCAGAAAAACGCAAACAAATCCTGGCACAAGCAGAAGCCATTTTCATGGACGAAATGCCAGCAATGCCAATCTACTACTACACTCATTCTTATGTGAAAAAAGACAAAGTAAAAGGTGTAGTACTCGACGGTCTCGGTTTCGTAGACTGGAAATGGGCAGACATTCAATAA
- a CDS encoding AraC family transcriptional regulator: MENQTAKFPKGVLHAMIGQKKFSLDRYEPSAEISYFVQHYWVVRWDLRTELPHSQTVLAHPNVNLVFEKGATGIFGVARTTSSHLLEGHGHVFGVKFKPGGFYPFLNAPVSKLSGTSTSLEAVFGVATEQLEKEVLSLPDDQQMVKTVEAFLFEHLPKPDPNVARISEIVRMIQADRAVLKVEDAVQLTGMNLRTMQRLFDRYVGVSPKSVIQRYRLHEAAEQIDQGTVQDWLDLSTSLGYYDHSHFIRDFRAIVGVAPNEYRRAHI; encoded by the coding sequence TTGGAAAATCAGACTGCCAAGTTCCCAAAGGGTGTACTGCATGCCATGATTGGACAGAAGAAATTTTCGCTAGATAGATACGAGCCATCTGCCGAAATTAGCTACTTCGTGCAGCACTACTGGGTCGTCCGGTGGGATTTGCGTACAGAACTGCCTCACTCGCAAACGGTATTGGCTCATCCCAATGTGAATCTGGTGTTTGAAAAAGGAGCAACGGGCATTTTTGGTGTAGCACGCACGACTTCCTCGCATCTATTAGAGGGACACGGTCACGTTTTCGGTGTGAAATTCAAGCCCGGAGGTTTTTATCCGTTTCTGAATGCCCCGGTATCAAAGCTGAGTGGCACTTCTACGAGTCTGGAAGCCGTATTTGGTGTTGCAACCGAGCAGCTTGAGAAAGAAGTGCTGAGCTTGCCAGATGATCAGCAAATGGTGAAAACGGTAGAAGCCTTTCTATTCGAACATTTGCCGAAGCCTGACCCGAATGTAGCGCGCATCAGTGAAATCGTCAGGATGATCCAGGCAGATCGAGCCGTACTCAAGGTCGAGGATGCGGTACAGTTGACCGGAATGAACTTGCGGACGATGCAGCGTTTATTTGATCGGTACGTAGGCGTTAGCCCGAAGTCGGTCATCCAACGATACAGACTGCATGAGGCGGCAGAGCAGATTGACCAGGGAACGGTCCAAGATTGGCTGGACCTGTCTACCTCTCTTGGCTACTACGATCACTCTCACTTCATTCGAGATTTTCGAGCAATCGTCGGTGTAGCACCGAACGAGTATCGACGAGCCCATATTTAA
- a CDS encoding SRPBCC family protein has translation MDLRFDFYINATPEQVWHVLTSDEGVKSTFFGCTIRSTFQVGDEMAYVGPGKAGDDTVHVYGKILQFEPHHIFSFTEHPGPAYYENHAELQTRVTITLEPVGGCTKLTLIHDHWTEDHPSHASASNNWPMMLSSIKTYAETGKTLDFGY, from the coding sequence ATGGATCTTCGCTTCGATTTCTACATTAATGCTACGCCAGAGCAGGTCTGGCATGTGCTTACTTCCGATGAAGGCGTAAAGAGTACTTTCTTTGGCTGTACGATCCGCTCGACTTTTCAAGTAGGCGATGAGATGGCTTACGTTGGTCCGGGAAAAGCTGGTGACGACACGGTGCATGTATACGGGAAAATCTTGCAGTTCGAACCTCATCACATTTTCAGTTTCACTGAACATCCTGGTCCTGCGTATTACGAGAATCATGCGGAATTGCAGACTCGCGTCACCATTACCTTGGAACCGGTTGGCGGCTGCACCAAGCTGACACTGATCCATGATCATTGGACAGAAGACCACCCTTCCCACGCAAGTGCCAGCAACAATTGGCCGATGATGCTCTCGTCGATCAAGACGTATGCGGAGACAGGCAAGACACTTGATTTTGGCTACTAA
- a CDS encoding peptide ABC transporter substrate-binding protein has translation MKRNLKLFLGAMLVAGTVLSGCSTSTQPSTATPPAEGTAATAEKPANAKTQVFRANIMSEPATADPGLAKDTTAGAIVRATFDGLTRFDANAKPVNSVASDVKISDDKLVYTFTLRDSKWSNGDPVTAHDFVYAWKRALGKTFGAEYAYQLYYIKNAQLIHKGKAKPDELGAKAIDDKTLEVTLENPTPYFLELTAFYTYYPVNQKVVEANPKWANEAATHVSNGPYKMTGWEHKSKIVLEKNEHYWDKDVVKLDRVEFAMIEDDNTALSMFENGELDWAGQPLGGLPTDAIPTLRDAGKLVVHPKATMYWYKLNTTKGPLSNVKIRKALAYSVDRKTIVDNITQVGQVPTMGMLPQSMIINKDGYFKDNDVETAKKLLEEGMKELNVTTLPPITLTYNSSDRHKKIAEALQDQWKQKLGIEVKLMVKEATVHIQDMHELNYEIGRIGWNADFNDPMNYLEMFRDGNTGNNDTGWEDPRYQELLKQASVETDPEKRKQLFGEAEQIFMDAMPLIPMFTDVDVWVQSDKVKGVQVDGLGFIDLKWAEMTE, from the coding sequence ATGAAAAGAAATCTCAAGTTGTTTCTTGGCGCGATGCTGGTCGCCGGAACCGTGTTATCTGGATGCTCCACGAGTACGCAGCCATCAACGGCAACCCCTCCAGCTGAGGGAACCGCAGCGACCGCTGAAAAGCCTGCAAATGCAAAGACGCAGGTATTTCGGGCGAACATTATGAGTGAGCCTGCGACAGCGGACCCTGGTCTAGCGAAGGATACCACTGCGGGAGCGATCGTTCGTGCTACGTTTGATGGCTTGACTCGCTTCGATGCAAACGCAAAGCCAGTGAATTCGGTAGCATCCGATGTAAAGATCTCTGATGACAAACTGGTGTATACGTTCACGCTCCGTGACTCCAAATGGAGCAATGGTGATCCAGTAACTGCCCATGACTTCGTGTATGCATGGAAGCGTGCCCTCGGCAAGACATTTGGCGCGGAGTATGCCTATCAGTTGTACTACATTAAAAATGCGCAGCTGATTCACAAAGGTAAGGCGAAGCCCGACGAACTCGGTGCGAAGGCAATCGATGACAAAACACTGGAAGTCACGCTTGAGAATCCAACGCCTTACTTCCTGGAGCTGACGGCTTTCTACACGTACTACCCGGTTAACCAAAAAGTAGTGGAGGCCAATCCAAAATGGGCAAACGAAGCGGCGACGCACGTAAGCAACGGTCCATATAAGATGACAGGGTGGGAACACAAGAGCAAGATCGTGCTTGAAAAGAACGAGCACTACTGGGATAAAGACGTAGTGAAGCTCGATCGCGTTGAGTTCGCGATGATCGAGGACGATAATACAGCCCTGTCCATGTTCGAAAACGGTGAGCTGGATTGGGCAGGTCAGCCACTCGGCGGACTTCCTACCGATGCGATCCCGACACTGAGAGACGCGGGCAAACTCGTTGTTCATCCAAAAGCGACGATGTACTGGTACAAACTGAATACGACAAAAGGGCCGCTCAGCAATGTGAAAATTCGTAAAGCCTTGGCATACTCGGTTGACCGTAAAACCATCGTAGATAACATCACACAAGTGGGCCAAGTGCCAACGATGGGGATGTTGCCGCAATCCATGATTATCAATAAAGATGGCTACTTCAAAGATAATGATGTAGAAACGGCCAAAAAGCTGTTGGAAGAAGGTATGAAGGAGCTTAACGTGACAACGCTGCCTCCGATCACCTTGACTTACAATTCAAGCGACAGACATAAGAAAATTGCTGAGGCGCTTCAGGACCAATGGAAACAAAAACTTGGCATTGAAGTAAAGCTCATGGTGAAGGAGGCCACTGTTCACATACAGGATATGCATGAACTTAATTACGAAATAGGCCGTATCGGCTGGAATGCAGACTTTAATGATCCAATGAATTACCTGGAAATGTTCCGTGATGGTAATACAGGCAACAACGACACGGGCTGGGAAGACCCGCGCTACCAAGAGCTGCTGAAACAGGCATCGGTAGAAACTGATCCAGAGAAGCGCAAGCAGCTGTTTGGAGAGGCTGAGCAAATCTTCATGGATGCTATGCCTTTGATCCCCATGTTCACAGATGTCGATGTCTGGGTACAAAGCGACAAGGTGAAAGGCGTTCAAGTGGATGGACTCGGATTTATCGATCTGAAGTGGGCAGAAATGACGGAGTAA
- a CDS encoding MetQ/NlpA family ABC transporter substrate-binding protein — translation MKKLVVSVLSTVLAFSLAACGGKTETAPAPAEGGAQGGQQEVTLKVGASPVPHAAILKFVQPKLKEQGVNLEIKEFTDYVQPNVQVNEKQLDANFFQHKPYLEDFNKGQNMNLEPVVAVHIEPFGGYSKKVKSVDELADGATIALPNDPTNSGRALALLEKNGVIKLKEGAGISGTVKDVVENKKNLKFKEVEAAMLPRVLEEVDLALINTNYALEAKLVPTKDALFIEDKDTPYANFLVARPDNKDSEAIQKLAKALNSPEVKKFIEDEYKGAIIPAF, via the coding sequence ATGAAAAAGCTAGTCGTATCTGTACTTTCTACTGTGTTGGCATTTTCTTTGGCAGCTTGCGGAGGCAAAACGGAAACAGCACCCGCTCCAGCTGAAGGTGGCGCACAAGGCGGACAACAGGAAGTAACATTGAAGGTAGGCGCTTCTCCCGTTCCACACGCAGCAATCTTGAAATTCGTTCAACCAAAACTGAAAGAACAAGGCGTGAACTTGGAAATTAAAGAGTTCACCGATTATGTACAACCTAACGTTCAAGTGAACGAGAAACAACTCGACGCTAACTTCTTCCAGCACAAGCCTTACCTGGAAGACTTCAATAAAGGACAAAACATGAACCTGGAGCCAGTAGTGGCTGTACACATCGAGCCATTCGGAGGTTACAGCAAAAAAGTAAAATCTGTGGATGAATTAGCTGATGGCGCAACAATCGCGCTGCCAAACGATCCAACAAACAGCGGTCGCGCACTCGCACTCTTGGAGAAAAACGGCGTGATCAAGCTGAAAGAAGGCGCTGGCATCAGCGGTACAGTGAAAGACGTTGTTGAGAACAAGAAAAACCTGAAGTTCAAAGAAGTAGAAGCAGCAATGCTGCCGCGCGTTCTGGAAGAAGTAGATCTGGCATTGATCAACACCAACTATGCGCTGGAAGCAAAGCTTGTTCCAACCAAAGACGCCCTGTTTATTGAAGATAAAGATACTCCATACGCAAACTTCTTGGTAGCTCGTCCTGACAATAAGGATTCTGAAGCAATTCAAAAGCTGGCAAAAGCACTGAACTCACCTGAAGTGAAAAAGTTCATTGAAGATGAATACAAAGGCGCGATTATTCCAGCGTTCTAA
- a CDS encoding methionine ABC transporter permease yields MDWTFENVDWAEIGVGTMDTLTMLGFSTLFTVLIGLPLGIILFLTSRGQLLQNRTFYTIASFVVNVLRSVPFIILMILLIPVTKMIVGTSLGVLGAIPPLVFGAAPFFARLVETSLREIDKGVIEAAQSMGASNWQIVWNVLLPESRSGLIAGITITTVTLVSYTAMSGVIGGGGLGDLAIRYGYQRFQTDVMIVTVVILLVMVQILQSLGDRLVLKFSRK; encoded by the coding sequence ATGGACTGGACATTCGAGAATGTGGATTGGGCTGAAATCGGCGTAGGTACGATGGACACGCTCACGATGCTCGGCTTTTCCACCCTGTTTACCGTCCTGATTGGTTTGCCGTTGGGCATCATTCTGTTTTTGACTTCACGCGGACAGCTTCTGCAAAACCGCACTTTTTATACGATCGCATCATTCGTTGTCAACGTATTACGTTCGGTACCGTTTATCATTTTGATGATCTTGCTGATTCCTGTGACGAAAATGATCGTAGGAACTTCACTCGGCGTACTTGGTGCCATTCCGCCGCTCGTATTTGGTGCCGCTCCGTTTTTCGCGCGTTTGGTGGAAACCTCTCTGCGTGAGATTGATAAAGGTGTGATTGAGGCTGCACAATCTATGGGGGCTTCCAATTGGCAGATCGTCTGGAATGTCCTTTTGCCAGAGTCTAGATCGGGCCTGATCGCGGGTATTACGATCACGACGGTTACGCTGGTCTCCTATACAGCGATGTCTGGGGTAATTGGCGGTGGTGGTTTGGGTGACTTGGCGATTCGATACGGATACCAACGTTTCCAAACCGATGTCATGATTGTGACTGTTGTTATTTTGCTGGTGATGGTACAGATCTTACAATCGCTGGGGGACCGTCTGGTTCTGAAATTCAGCCGTAAGTAG
- a CDS encoding methionine ABC transporter ATP-binding protein, with protein sequence MIQLRHLHKSYQVQGKTIPALTGIDLSIEQGEIYGIIGHSGAGKSTLIRCINLLERPTSGEVIVDGVDLTKLDEGKLQEKRRSIGMIFQHFNLLSSSTVGENVAFPLKLAKRPKAEIDKKVNELLKLVGLEAHKDKYPTQLSGGQKQRVGIARALANDPKVLLCDEATSALDPQTTNSILALLLDINRKLGLTIVLITHEMHVIRSICDRVGVIDGGKIVESGNVLDVFLRPKHPTTQEFVEQVADSTELREAVEHEKASGIRTIARVTFLGEKTYQPILFQTMQETGTVFSILQGTISRMKDTPYGQLVIELEGDVAQNQKTIETLRQRGLEVEVI encoded by the coding sequence TTGATCCAACTGCGTCATTTGCATAAAAGCTATCAAGTACAAGGTAAAACCATCCCAGCATTAACGGGGATCGACCTTTCCATAGAGCAAGGAGAAATATACGGGATTATCGGACACTCTGGTGCAGGGAAAAGTACGTTGATCCGGTGCATCAATTTGCTGGAGCGCCCAACTTCAGGGGAAGTTATTGTGGACGGCGTCGATTTGACAAAGCTGGATGAAGGGAAGCTGCAAGAAAAGCGCCGCTCAATCGGCATGATTTTTCAGCACTTCAACTTGCTGTCTTCTTCGACAGTCGGCGAAAATGTCGCTTTTCCGCTCAAGCTGGCCAAGCGTCCGAAGGCAGAGATTGATAAGAAAGTAAACGAGCTGCTGAAGCTGGTTGGCTTGGAGGCGCATAAGGACAAATATCCGACCCAGCTGTCTGGCGGACAGAAGCAGCGTGTCGGAATCGCCCGGGCGCTCGCGAATGATCCAAAAGTGCTGCTCTGCGACGAAGCTACATCGGCTCTCGATCCGCAGACGACGAACTCCATTCTGGCACTGCTCTTGGACATCAACCGCAAGCTGGGGTTGACCATTGTGTTGATTACCCATGAGATGCACGTCATTCGCTCCATTTGTGATCGTGTTGGCGTGATTGATGGAGGAAAGATCGTCGAGTCGGGTAACGTACTGGATGTATTCCTTCGTCCGAAGCATCCAACGACACAAGAATTCGTGGAACAAGTAGCGGATTCTACAGAGCTGCGCGAAGCAGTTGAGCACGAAAAGGCTTCGGGGATCCGCACCATTGCTCGTGTCACCTTCCTCGGAGAAAAAACGTACCAGCCAATCCTGTTCCAAACGATGCAAGAGACTGGTACGGTGTTCAGCATTTTGCAGGGAACGATCTCCCGCATGAAGGATACGCCGTATGGTCAGTTGGTGATTGAACTGGAAGGCGATGTTGCACAGAATCAAAAGACCATTGAGACGCTGCGCCAACGTGGCTTGGAAGTAGAGGTGATATAA